A genome region from Triticum aestivum cultivar Chinese Spring chromosome 2B, IWGSC CS RefSeq v2.1, whole genome shotgun sequence includes the following:
- the LOC123046007 gene encoding BTB/POZ and MATH domain-containing protein 2 has protein sequence MAALQRPTERRASRCTPVTAPATLVFEIDGYSLHKGMGADKFIRSTAVSVGGYEWCIRYYPDGADTHANSLGHVSVYLELLSKGAKVRALYDLRLVDHTTGLSSSVFSVLKSPMVFDSLSTSGTSYSWGLPYFKKKSELEKSDYLRDDRLVIECDLTVIKEPLVADTAITAEVQMPPSDLAEIFGKLLEAAEEADVAFEVEGEIFPAHKIVLAARSLVFKAELYGPMRGKCGQNITVEEMQPAVFKALLHFIYTDSLPSMDNLDDDEKKEMVRHLLLAADRYAMERMKMMCEDILCETLDVETVATMLALADQHNCSRLKDACAEFIMSSNRLDDVLASQGYVHLKKSCPAASVNILERLMKLLKF, from the coding sequence ATGGCAGCACTGCAGAGGCCAACAGAAAGGAGGGCGTCGAGGTGCACCCCAGTGACGGCGCCGGCCACGCTCGTGTTCGAGATCGACGGGTACAGTCTGCATAAGGGCATGGGCGCCGACAAGTTCATCCGGTCCACCGCCGTCTCCGTTGGCGGGTACGAATGGTGCATCCGCTACTACCCAGACGGGGCAGATACACACGCCAACAGCCTGGGCCACGTCTCAGTCTACCTGGAGCTCCTGAGCAAGGGTGCCAAGGTAAGGGCGCTCTACGACTTGAGGCTGGTCGACCACACCACTGGGTTGTCGTCATCGGTTTTCTCAGTCTTGAAATCCCCAATGGTGTTCGATTCCCTCAGCACCAGTGGGACCAGTTATAGTTGGGGTCTTCCATATTTTAAGAAGAAGAGTGAGCTAGAGAAGTCGGATTACCTGCGGGATGACCGTCTTGTAATTGAGTGCGATCTAACTGTCATTAAGGAACCACTTGTTGCGGACACTGCGATAACAGCTGAGGTCCAGATGCCAccctcagacttggcagaaattttTGGAAAACTGCTAGAGGCGGCCGAGGAAGCAGATGTGGCATTCGAGGTTGAAGGTGAGATTTTTCCTGCACATAAGATTGTGCTCGCAGCACGGTCTCTAGTCTTCAAGGCGGAGCTGTATGGACCGATGAGAGGCAAGTGTGGACAGAACATCACCGTCGAAGAAATGCAGCCTGCTGTTTTCAAGGCATTGCTTCACTTTATCTACACAGATTCATTGCCTTCCATGGACAACCTTGATGATGATGAGAAAAAAGAAATGGTCAGGCACTTACTACTGGCTGCAGATCGGTATGCAATGGAAAGGATGAAGATGATGTGTGAAGACATTCTTTGTGAAACTCTTGATGTTGAGACTGTGGCGACAATGTTGGCTCTAGCTGATCAGCATAACTGCAGCAGGCTAAAAGATGCTTGTGCTGAATTTATCATGTCTTCAAATAGATTGGATGATGTGTTGGCAAGCCAAGGGTATGTGCACCTGAAGAAATCATGCCCTGCTGCCTCAGTAAATATCTTGGAGAGACTTATGAAGCTTCTCAAATTTTAG